The following proteins come from a genomic window of Nitrospira sp.:
- a CDS encoding 23S rRNA (cytosine(1962)-C(5))-methyltransferase, translating to MTQTAQVRLTASRGPESRHLWLYAGHLGSVVGEPVAGDLIDVLTSDGRFYGRGFYNPASKIRVRLLTFQDEPIDETFWLGRIQQAIRLRKRVVVQSNAYRLIYGEADRLPGLIVDRYGQLLVMQTLSAGMDRRKELLADFLMKELSIADIYLRNDAKSRQLEGLSLERGFLRGSGPTQVEIHEGPAKFLVDVERGQKTGWFCDQRENRLAAARLGAGAEVLEVFCHTGAFGIHATLAGAISVESLDVSQETLEIARRHAVMNHVENRCIYRQADAFEEMRYLVKAGRRYDVVILDPPAFARSKPALPGALAGYKDINLLGLKLLKPDGFLVTCSCSHPVSEADFWNSIRLAARDARRDIRLIEQRGQSADHPILASMPETRYLKCFIVQVL from the coding sequence ATGACGCAGACCGCACAAGTTCGCCTCACGGCATCACGTGGGCCTGAGAGCCGGCATCTCTGGCTCTATGCCGGCCACTTAGGATCGGTGGTCGGTGAACCGGTAGCCGGCGACCTGATCGATGTCCTCACTTCCGACGGCCGATTCTACGGCCGTGGCTTCTATAATCCCGCCTCGAAAATCAGAGTTCGCCTGCTGACGTTCCAAGATGAACCAATCGACGAAACCTTCTGGCTGGGGAGAATTCAGCAGGCGATCCGTTTGCGGAAACGAGTTGTCGTTCAGTCCAATGCCTATCGGCTGATCTATGGAGAAGCCGATCGCCTGCCGGGATTGATCGTGGACCGGTATGGTCAGTTGCTGGTCATGCAGACTCTGTCTGCTGGGATGGACCGTAGAAAAGAGCTGTTGGCCGACTTCCTGATGAAGGAATTGAGTATTGCGGATATCTATCTCCGGAACGATGCCAAGAGTCGGCAACTCGAAGGACTGTCGCTGGAACGCGGATTTCTTCGCGGCAGTGGTCCGACGCAGGTTGAGATTCACGAGGGGCCCGCGAAGTTTCTCGTCGATGTCGAACGTGGGCAGAAGACCGGCTGGTTTTGCGATCAACGGGAAAATCGGTTGGCAGCGGCGAGGTTGGGGGCGGGAGCCGAGGTATTGGAAGTGTTTTGTCATACCGGCGCTTTCGGCATTCATGCGACCCTGGCTGGAGCGATATCCGTGGAGAGCCTCGATGTCAGCCAAGAGACGTTGGAGATCGCACGACGGCATGCGGTGATGAACCACGTCGAAAATCGCTGTATTTATCGCCAAGCTGATGCGTTCGAAGAAATGCGGTATCTTGTGAAAGCGGGACGACGGTATGATGTGGTAATCCTCGATCCTCCGGCTTTTGCTCGTAGCAAACCAGCCTTGCCCGGTGCGCTCGCTGGTTACAAGGATATCAATTTGTTGGGTTTGAAGTTGCTGAAGCCGGACGGGTTTCTGGTTACATGTAGTTGTTCCCATCCTGTGTCCGAAGCTGATTTTTGGAACAGCATCCGGCTTGCAGCCCGCGATGCCAGACGAGATATTCGATTGATCGAGCAGCGAGGTCAAAGCGCCGATCATCCGATCCTCGCCAGCATGCCGGAGACGCGGTATCTGAAGTGTTTCATCGTGCAGGTGTTGTAA
- a CDS encoding cyanate hydratase: protein MLIIGRDLYSWEASMEKETIRSKVKAARLEKNLTIADVAKAVGKNPAFVAAALNGNHRLTADEAGKVGKLLELDNEIVQSLSRCPVRTDLPNMTDPFKYRLLEIVGVYGDSLREMANEMFGDGIMSAIDFTVDMEKVTGSEGETRCKITLNGKWLEYKSF, encoded by the coding sequence ATGTTGATCATCGGCAGAGACCTCTATTCGTGGGAGGCCAGCATGGAGAAAGAAACGATACGCAGCAAGGTCAAGGCCGCTCGGCTCGAGAAGAACCTCACGATCGCCGACGTCGCGAAAGCCGTCGGCAAGAACCCTGCGTTCGTGGCGGCGGCGTTGAACGGCAATCACCGGTTGACCGCGGACGAAGCGGGGAAGGTCGGCAAGCTTTTGGAGTTGGACAATGAGATCGTTCAGTCCTTGAGCCGCTGTCCGGTCCGCACGGATCTGCCGAACATGACGGATCCCTTCAAGTACCGGTTGCTCGAAATTGTCGGCGTGTACGGCGACTCCTTACGGGAGATGGCAAACGAGATGTTCGGCGACGGCATCATGAGCGCGATCGATTTTACGGTGGACATGGAAAAGGTCACCGGCAGCGAGGGTGAAACCCGCTGTAAAATCACGCTGAACGGCAAATGGCTTGAGTATAAGTCGTTCTGA